TTACCGAAGTTCCCGGCACGGAGCATGGTGCGGAAAAGATCCTTACCGGTAAAGCTCGTGTCGAGAGTTATCTGGAGGTCGTAGTTGAAACTCACAGCACCAGACTGAGCGGCAGCAGCAGCAGCACGCTTCGCACCATTGAGCTGATCAGCGTTACCACCGAAGCTGTTAGCACCGATCACGAAGGTGGCTTGACCCTTCAGCTTGGTGGTGGTGGAGAACTGAGTTGCTTCCAGTTCGCCAACGCGAGCTTCCAAACCGTCAACACGGCCCTTGAGGATGGCGAGTTCTTTTTCGAACTCTTTCATCAAGCGCTTGAGCTCGTCGGTCACTTCAGTGACGCGGTCGAGACAAGCGTTCAACAGAGCAGCCGCTTCAAAGCGGGTCATCGCCCTGTTACCGCGGTAGGTGCCGTTGGGGTAACCAGCCACACAGCCGTAGCGCTCGATCAGGTTGCTAAGAGCCTGATAAGCCCAATCGGTTGGGTAAACGTCGGAAAACTGAGTGATGCTGGTGACTTGCTCGCCAGTGGCAGCGTAGTCAGACACACCGTTGATGTTCAGCTCAGTGGCATTCGCGGCCACAGGAGCCAAAAGGCCCAGGGCGGCTGGGGCCACCAGCAGTTGATGGAAAAGTTTCATTTTCGGTCCTCACACCAAAAAATTGAGGTATCGAGACGCATGGCGTCGTGTGTAATTTGATACCAAGTGGCAGGGAAGCCCATTCCTTGCGTACCAGACGAGGGAATGGCACACCGTCATGCATCCCTGGCTTCATTGATCCATGAAGCGCTTCACTCTCCAATCCCAGCCTTAAAAAAAGACACCTTGCACACGCTCAGCAGACAGCACGAGTGCATGACAGTTGATCAATTGACCCAAGAGGCAAGAGCAGACCTGCTTGTCGAAATTCGATAAAAGCAATGTCAAGAGAACAAGCGCATTTCAAATCGAAACGGCAATTACTCAACAATCAGAAAATAAAAAGCCCCCTGGAGGACTAAATGTCATCCAGGGGGCGATTAATGATTTAGATCTGTTGAATAAGTGCTCTAGATGAGCGCTTATTCAAGTAAGGGATCAGAACTTGAAGGTGGTCTTCAGGAGACCGCCGAAGTTGTTGAAGGTGTCGTTAGAACGATCGCCACCAACAACGTTTCCACGGCCATCAGTCAGATCGCCATAGGGACGGCTGAGGTAGTAGATCGCTGGAGTCACAGAGATGTTGTCTGTAACTTGGAACTGGTACCACCACTCCCAAGCGTAGTTGCCGTCAGCAACGAAGTCAGAGAAGCCTGCGTCTTCTGCAGCATCTCTGTAGTCGATGCCAGTAACAAACGTGGGTTGACCAACGGCCATACCCAGAGTGTTGCCCTTAATGAAGGCATCAGCCCACTGAAGACCCACGTACCAAGACTGAGTATCAACAGACCGGTAAATATTGGAGTCATCATTTGTGATGCTGTTGAAGCCGTAACCAGCACTAACGCTAGGAATCCAACCAGCTTCTTCAGGAGACCACCAAGCACTCAGGCCGAAGGAGGAATTGTTACCATCTCCGGTTGCAAGAACCGCAAGAGGTGTTCCATTTCCGCCGTAAAGAGTGCCAGCGTTTTGAGAGGTGTAGTTGTAAGCAGCAGCTAAACCCCAGTTTTCAGGTGCGTAAGCAATCTGAACGGTACCGTTTGAACCAGCTCCGTCAGTAGCAATACCACCAGCATTTGGATCTGACAGGAAACCGTTTGTGCTCAGGTAATTAGCACTAACGCTGAAATCATCAGATTCCCAAGAGATACCAGCACCTTGGCCTAGGCCGAGGTTGTAAGTCGCAGGTGCACCGGCGTAGGTGAAGAAGTCGAGAACGGTGTCAGCAGGATATGCACTTGGCCATACAGCCAGCATGTCGTCCTGACGAACAAGTCCACCAACGGTTGCGGTGAAGCTGTCACCAATGGGGAACTGATACCAAAGGCGGTTTACAGCAACGCTGTTTGCACCAGAGGGCTCTTCAAAGGCAGTTTCAAGACCAGTCAAACCGACATACTCACCGCCACCGAAGGCAGAGTTGCCGAAGTTACCTGCACGCAACATGGTGCGCAGCAAATCCTTTCCGGTGAAGCTTGTATCTAGGAAGAGACGCAGGTCATAGTTGAAGGACGTAGCTCCTGAAGTTGCAGCAGCTGCAGTGGCACGCTTGGTACCGATGCCCCCATCAGTAAAGCCAAAGGCATCTGTAGAAGGTGTTCCAAGGAAAAGATCGGCAGCACCTTGCTCGGCATTACCACCGAAGCTGTTAGCACCGATCACGAAGGTGGCTTGTCCCTTCAGTTTGGTGGTGGTGGAGAACTGAGTGGCTTCCAGTTCGCCAACGCGAGCTTCCAAACCGTCAACACGGCCCTTGAGGATGGCGAGTTCCTTTTCGAACTCTTTCATCAGGCGCTTCAGCTCGTCGGTCACTTCGGTGACGCGGTCAAGACAAGCGTTCAACAGAGCAGCCGCTTCATAGCGGGTCATGGCCCTGTTACCGCGATAGGTGCCGTTGGGGTAACCAGCCACACAGCCGTAGCGCTCGATCAGGTTACTAAGAGCCTGATAAGCCCAGTCGGTTGGGTAAACGTCGGAAAACTGAGTGATGCTGGTGACTTGCTCGCCAGTGGCGGCGTAGTCAGAAACACCGTTGATGTTCAGCTCAGTGGCATTCGCGGCCACAGGAGCCAAAAGGCCCAGGGCGGCTGGGGCCACCAGCAGTTGATGGAAAAGTTTCATTTTCGGTCCTCACACCAAAAAATTGAGGTATCGAGACGCATGGCGTCCTGTACAAATTACGTACAGCAATATTCAACGCAATTATCGCTGTGACAGAAAAGACCCTGGATTGCATCAAAGGGCACATTAAGACCAGTTTAAGTAGCACTTGATACTAAATTTGCCAGATGTGTATCACCACAAACATATACGCCAAAGCTCGCAATATTGAGCACATTGAGCCACTGCATACACGTCACTCTCCACAACACCTGGCCCATGACTTGCTTTTCCAGAGCTACTACATCATGGAGTCAAAAGAGTGGCTCCAATCACAGAGAATCCACCAAAGACTGAGAGGCAATCTCCTCACAAAACCTTGACTGGCAGCCACGCCAATCCGAATCACCGGCATAACGACAAAAAGCAGACTTTATTCAAATCCCCACAGCAGAGTGATTAGAATTTAATTTGACTAGAAAGCTTCAAATAACAAGCTGACTCCAATTTACATTTCCTCAAAAAAGCAACTAAAAAGCACAAGCGCAACAATAATTTATCAGCTTTACTGCGATTTCTGTTAAGACCAGTAGGTTTTAGAAGGCCAGAATTGCAGAGGACTTGATAATATAGACGGATTAAAACCGCTAGAGACAACTTTCTTCTGTGGGGTGTCCAATAAAGTTACGTCAAGATCTCGACCAATAAATGCTTATCCAACAATGACACCCCCTCAAAACCGACCCATATCACCTTTTAAAAAAGCATCAACAGCAGAAAGCGCCTGAGCAAGCCAATTAATAGCCAATACAGTCGTGACGTAATAATGGAGCTGAGATGGACAGCCAAATGGTTCAAACAAAGCTCAGCAATCTCCGCAAGGCATTAAGCATTGCAGTACTTCCCGGTCTTCTGGTGTACGTCTTGGCAATCAGCCTTAGCGCATTGGCAGGAATCAAGGGAATTCTGGTCATCAGAGATCTGGCTCAAACTTGCGACTCTCTGCTTGGAGTTGGTCTGATATCAAACCTGGGCTACCTTCTCTGGATTGCAACAGCAGCAATCGCGCTCTTTAGCGCATACGCCACGCCAACACACAACCAGCACAAATTAAAGAAGATGCTGCTTTGCGGGGGCTGGTTTTCATTCATACTTTGTATAGATGATATGTTCTTGCTACACGACAGATACATTGGTCAAACTTTCCTGTATGTAGTTTATGCGATATTTGCATTTCTCATTGTTTTCAAGTTCCGAGATCAGCTGGTAAAGAATGGTGGAGAGGTGTTCATCCTGGCAGCCACTCTATTGGCTTTGTCGGTGCTTACCGATAAATTTCAACGCGATATTGTCGACATAACACCTATAAATTATGCGTCACTACAGCTTTTCGAAGAAGGAGTTAAATTCCTCGGAATCACTACATGGCTATATTTTTGGTGGTCAGCTTCTGCACGGTTTATCAAAAATAGCATCAATCCCCAAAGTCAAGAGACCAAGCTTACTTGACCAGTCTTCCCTCTTCCGCACATTCAGACGAACCATGTCCAAGAGAAAATTCCTGAAGCTTCGAAAGAATTTAGACATAAGGCCAATTTACTTGTTGATAATTATATACACATTAATAAAATGGCTCCCTTTTGGAATATTCGGATGGATTCAAAATGAGGATGGCTTGATGGAGTGGAGCAGTGTCGCACTACTCTGCTTCTCAGCGTTCAATACAATAAACATCCTGAAACAATCTCATCTTTCATTAACAGAACGACTGGTTTGGATTTTTTATACAGTATTTTTTGTGATTTTCATTGCCGAAGAAATTAGCTGGGGGGAACGTCTACATGGCTACGGAATCGAGTCTATACAAGCAATTAACACTCAAGGGGAAACTAATCTCCATAACATTGGAGCTTTTCAGCTCAAAGGATTTCTCCATCTTGGCTGGGCGGCCTTAGGGCTCCTACTGGGACTCGGATCGTGGATCATCAAAAACTCACCTCTTTTCCCTGACAAAAAACTCTCTCTTTACTTCCTCATACCAGCAATCTGGTATATAAGTTTTGAATTTTGCAGAGAGGATGGTATTTGCCCAATTACGGTGGCAAATCACCAAGAGATCTACGAGTTCTTAATCGCTATCGGACTTTTCCTGCACACACGTTTATGGCGTCGCCGAAAAACTTGTTAAAATCA
This region of Synechococcus sp. WH 8016 genomic DNA includes:
- a CDS encoding iron uptake porin, whose protein sequence is MKLFHQLLVAPAALGLLAPVAANATELNINGVSDYAATGEQVTSITQFSDVYPTDWAYQALSNLIERYGCVAGYPNGTYRGNRAMTRFEAAALLNACLDRVTEVTDELKRLMKEFEKELAILKGRVDGLEARVGELEATQFSTTTKLKGQATFVIGANSFGGNADQLNGAKRAAAAAAQSGAVSFNYDLQITLDTSFTGKDLFRTMLRAGNFG
- a CDS encoding iron uptake porin — encoded protein: MKLFHQLLVAPAALGLLAPVAANATELNINGVSDYAATGEQVTSITQFSDVYPTDWAYQALSNLIERYGCVAGYPNGTYRGNRAMTRYEAAALLNACLDRVTEVTDELKRLMKEFEKELAILKGRVDGLEARVGELEATQFSTTTKLKGQATFVIGANSFGGNAEQGAADLFLGTPSTDAFGFTDGGIGTKRATAAAATSGATSFNYDLRLFLDTSFTGKDLLRTMLRAGNFGNSAFGGGEYVGLTGLETAFEEPSGANSVAVNRLWYQFPIGDSFTATVGGLVRQDDMLAVWPSAYPADTVLDFFTYAGAPATYNLGLGQGAGISWESDDFSVSANYLSTNGFLSDPNAGGIATDGAGSNGTVQIAYAPENWGLAAAYNYTSQNAGTLYGGNGTPLAVLATGDGNNSSFGLSAWWSPEEAGWIPSVSAGYGFNSITNDDSNIYRSVDTQSWYVGLQWADAFIKGNTLGMAVGQPTFVTGIDYRDAAEDAGFSDFVADGNYAWEWWYQFQVTDNISVTPAIYYLSRPYGDLTDGRGNVVGGDRSNDTFNNFGGLLKTTFKF